A single uncultured Fretibacterium sp. DNA region contains:
- the nudC gene encoding NAD(+) diphosphatase, with product MLIFKGNTLLAGNGDGSFDWPDRPSEVLRCSLDFPGSWQDLTAWCEVGEDFEARGAEWLDLRAVWHRFGEEAFARAGAAYQYMNWRRSMRFCSFCAAPLEARTEDRGLSCPGCGRAFYAPLHPAIIVAVERDGRLLLAHNRSMPAKRYSVLAGFVEPGESLEQTVVREVREEVGIEIGGIRYFGSQSWPFPSSLMLGFTAHWSSGEAIPDGLELDEAGWFAPDALPNVPPPLSISRRLIDDFVRRQGGSGRNAAHPGNGK from the coding sequence ATGCTGATCTTCAAGGGTAACACGCTCCTGGCCGGGAACGGGGACGGTTCTTTCGACTGGCCCGACCGGCCGTCCGAGGTTCTGCGCTGTTCCCTGGACTTTCCGGGGTCCTGGCAGGACCTGACCGCCTGGTGCGAGGTCGGAGAGGACTTCGAGGCGCGGGGGGCGGAGTGGCTGGATCTGCGCGCCGTATGGCACCGTTTCGGGGAGGAGGCCTTTGCCCGCGCCGGCGCGGCCTACCAGTACATGAACTGGCGCCGATCCATGCGCTTCTGCTCGTTCTGCGCCGCACCGCTGGAGGCCCGAACGGAGGACAGGGGCCTGAGTTGCCCGGGCTGCGGCAGGGCCTTCTACGCCCCCTTGCACCCGGCGATCATCGTCGCCGTGGAACGGGACGGGCGGCTCCTTCTGGCGCACAACCGGAGCATGCCCGCAAAGCGGTACAGCGTCCTTGCGGGGTTCGTCGAGCCGGGGGAGAGCCTGGAGCAGACGGTGGTCCGCGAGGTCCGCGAGGAGGTCGGGATAGAGATCGGCGGCATCCGCTACTTCGGGAGCCAGTCCTGGCCCTTTCCCTCGTCCCTGATGCTGGGGTTCACGGCGCACTGGAGCTCGGGCGAGGCCATCCCCGACGGCCTGGAGCTGGACGAGGCCGGATGGTTCGCCCCCGACGCCCTGCCCAACGTCCCGCCGCCGCTCAGCATCTCGCGCCGCCTGATCGACGACTTCGTCCGGCGGCAGGGCGGGAGCGGACGGAACGCAGCGCATCCGGGCAATGGGAAGTGA
- a CDS encoding C4-dicarboxylate ABC transporter, whose product MYDHAYIILGIVVAVFLIAKALRLSTELSMLASAIAAAAYHGAVWSGEVPIRHLVEGTFTYFDVCLIFISATFFMALVKDSGGVAFIVRRIVGAFRTQRVICLLLLTLVMLIPGALTGSGATSVLTVGALVGSVLTAMGVDDTRKTAAIFMTAAMSAAAPPINLWAMMAAAGANMPYIGFNGPLAVLSISGALFSMFWLAGRGGAPVDENVMERLPQPPERMNWLRVLTPFVVFTALLLAGRVRPFDFPILGLPMIFMISAFVVWLLSPVKLAVWDILTQTVRNLLPLVGIMVVVGALIQVLALSGARGVISLRVVVLPLKVLFATLFIILPVSEGILQYAVAPLLGVPLIMLFNMKGMDVIVALSAMSVLWPIGDCLPPTAVVGRASVMELDYKGRYFGEFVVACLVPMAFVAICCTLFLVYSKQLAFLTL is encoded by the coding sequence ATGTACGATCATGCTTATATCATCCTGGGGATTGTCGTCGCCGTCTTTCTGATCGCGAAGGCGCTGCGGCTGTCCACGGAGCTTTCCATGCTGGCCTCGGCCATCGCCGCCGCCGCCTACCACGGTGCGGTCTGGTCGGGGGAGGTTCCCATACGGCACCTCGTCGAAGGGACCTTTACGTATTTCGACGTCTGTCTGATCTTCATCAGCGCCACGTTCTTCATGGCCCTGGTCAAGGACTCGGGGGGAGTGGCCTTCATCGTCCGGCGCATCGTCGGCGCGTTCCGCACGCAGCGGGTCATCTGCCTCCTGCTGCTGACCCTGGTGATGCTGATCCCCGGCGCCCTGACGGGCTCGGGGGCGACGAGCGTCCTGACGGTCGGCGCCCTGGTCGGCTCCGTGCTGACCGCCATGGGGGTGGACGATACCCGAAAGACCGCGGCGATCTTCATGACCGCCGCCATGAGCGCCGCCGCGCCCCCCATCAACCTTTGGGCCATGATGGCCGCCGCCGGGGCCAACATGCCCTATATCGGCTTCAACGGCCCCCTGGCCGTGCTCTCGATATCCGGGGCCCTGTTCTCCATGTTCTGGCTGGCCGGGAGGGGCGGCGCCCCCGTGGACGAGAACGTCATGGAGCGCCTTCCCCAGCCGCCCGAGCGCATGAATTGGCTGCGCGTCCTGACGCCGTTCGTGGTCTTTACCGCGCTGCTGCTGGCGGGGCGCGTCCGGCCGTTCGACTTCCCCATCCTGGGGCTGCCGATGATCTTCATGATCTCCGCGTTCGTCGTCTGGCTGCTCTCCCCGGTGAAGCTCGCCGTCTGGGACATCCTGACTCAGACGGTGCGCAACCTGCTGCCGTTGGTGGGTATCATGGTCGTTGTCGGGGCGCTGATCCAGGTGCTGGCGCTCTCCGGCGCGCGCGGGGTCATCTCGCTCCGCGTGGTGGTCCTTCCCCTGAAGGTGCTCTTCGCGACGCTCTTCATCATCCTGCCCGTCTCGGAGGGCATCCTGCAGTACGCGGTGGCTCCGCTGCTGGGCGTGCCCCTGATCATGCTGTTCAACATGAAGGGTATGGACGTCATCGTCGCCCTCTCCGCGATGTCGGTGCTCTGGCCCATTGGGGACTGCCTGCCCCCGACGGCGGTCGTCGGGCGTGCCTCGGTGATGGAGTTGGACTACAAGGGACGCTATTTCGGCGAGTTCGTCGTGGCCTGCCTCGTGCCCATGGCGTTCGTCGCGATCTGCTGCACGCTGTTCCTGGTCTACAGCAAGCAGCTCGCCTTCCTGACCCTGTAG
- a CDS encoding DUF6305 family protein has product MKKMGLLLAVLAAFLAVSPALAADLPKVETPMIATTCGQSPGAMMVKMSSMQAKVTPVEDSKTITAEELGGKECKTLVVTTGTSMKGMGAAGTNVEKEIARCKALIEAAKAKGILVIGAHVEGMARRTDASDEATIKAIMPLADVILVIQDSDSDGFFTNYAKELGKELIVVKDALGIGAKLAEMK; this is encoded by the coding sequence ATGAAGAAGATGGGATTGTTGTTGGCCGTTCTTGCGGCGTTCCTGGCGGTGAGCCCCGCCCTGGCGGCGGACCTGCCCAAGGTGGAGACTCCGATGATTGCGACGACCTGCGGCCAGAGCCCCGGGGCCATGATGGTCAAGATGTCCTCCATGCAGGCGAAGGTCACCCCGGTCGAGGACAGCAAGACGATCACCGCCGAGGAACTCGGGGGCAAGGAGTGCAAGACGCTCGTCGTGACCACGGGAACGAGCATGAAGGGCATGGGGGCGGCCGGCACCAACGTCGAAAAGGAGATTGCCCGCTGCAAGGCCCTGATCGAGGCGGCGAAGGCGAAGGGCATCCTGGTCATCGGCGCTCACGTCGAGGGCATGGCCCGGCGTACCGACGCCTCCGACGAGGCAACGATCAAGGCGATCATGCCGCTGGCCGACGTCATCCTGGTGATTCAGGACAGCGACAGCGATGGGTTCTTCACGAACTACGCCAAGGAACTGGGCAAGGAGCTGATTGTCGTCAAGGATGCCCTGGGCATCGGCGCGAAGCTCGCGGAGATGAAGTAG
- the pgsW gene encoding poly-gamma-glutamate system protein — protein sequence MRRFRRLGTLLGPGAPARLMLLTAALCALWAAQSAQKTPLSVEESRLYHKVESAQAFLWEALERGGISPDVGADPYRSGFIGVEWSVTTTTLGSLEAKRCATDPLWAVRALRWFDAQGLKEGDRIAVLASSSFPGLLYSVLAAAEARGLRVGLAVSLGSSTWGANRPESPWPVLAGILRRGGFLGLDAKPAFYTLGGEEENGLGMPEEARALLAEAARSDGVELFRNATLDEAIDRKMRLIDGDGSEAPAKLVVSVGGSEGNIGTDPAAMSLVPGVLAPGEGPHAGNGVIGMALRAGRPVLYLLNLRVLAEAEGIGWEERRPEFAARGSAMASILGLALFALVLATHRRWTWEPGPGEEGSAEL from the coding sequence ATGAGGCGGTTTCGGCGGCTCGGGACGCTCCTCGGCCCGGGGGCCCCGGCGCGGCTCATGCTCCTGACCGCGGCGCTGTGCGCCCTCTGGGCCGCGCAGAGCGCGCAGAAGACGCCGCTGAGCGTGGAGGAGTCCCGGCTTTATCATAAGGTTGAGTCCGCCCAGGCGTTTTTGTGGGAGGCGTTGGAGCGCGGGGGAATTTCCCCGGACGTCGGGGCCGACCCCTATCGAAGCGGCTTCATCGGCGTCGAGTGGAGCGTGACGACGACCACGCTCGGCTCCCTGGAGGCCAAGCGGTGCGCCACGGATCCCCTGTGGGCTGTCCGGGCCCTGCGCTGGTTCGACGCTCAAGGGCTGAAGGAGGGGGACCGCATCGCGGTCCTGGCCTCGTCGTCCTTTCCGGGGCTGCTCTACTCCGTGCTGGCGGCGGCGGAGGCGCGCGGACTGCGCGTCGGCCTCGCCGTCTCGCTGGGCTCGTCCACCTGGGGGGCCAACCGACCGGAGTCCCCCTGGCCCGTCCTTGCCGGGATACTGCGGCGGGGCGGCTTCCTTGGGCTCGATGCCAAGCCCGCCTTCTACACCCTGGGCGGCGAGGAGGAGAACGGCCTCGGGATGCCGGAGGAGGCCAGGGCGCTGCTGGCGGAGGCGGCCCGCTCGGACGGCGTGGAGCTGTTTCGCAACGCGACGCTGGACGAGGCGATCGACCGCAAGATGCGCCTGATTGATGGGGACGGTTCGGAGGCCCCGGCGAAGCTGGTCGTCAGCGTCGGCGGGTCGGAGGGCAACATCGGGACGGACCCCGCGGCGATGAGCCTCGTGCCGGGGGTGCTCGCGCCGGGGGAGGGGCCTCACGCCGGAAACGGGGTGATCGGCATGGCCCTGAGGGCGGGCCGTCCGGTCCTGTACCTTTTGAACCTGCGCGTCCTGGCGGAGGCGGAGGGGATAGGCTGGGAGGAGCGAAGGCCGGAGTTCGCCGCACGCGGCTCCGCCATGGCGTCGATCCTCGGGTTGGCGCTGTTCGCCCTGGTCTTGGCGACGCACCGCCGCTGGACCTGGGAGCCGGGGCCGGGGGAAGAGGGGAGCGCGGAATTGTAG
- a CDS encoding C69 family dipeptidase has protein sequence MRSSMRVFVLGVVLCLTMAGAALACTSVMVGKKATADGSVLVSYTCDGWYDARLDIRHGGKHKKGEMVPVYKNVCYQTKPNTPLVKVGEIPQVEETYTYFHLGYPIMNEKSVVMGEYTWLGREENECQKGWFMIEELQSFALQRAATAREAIEVMGELAEKYGYGDGGEALTVGDKDEIWLFEITGPGPLWTPESGKPGAVWAAVRCPDDSYAMGSNRSRIAEIDFNDKDNYMYSSNVKSFAEEQGWWKEGEPFVFHKLYNPQPYGSPYYQQRREWRAYNLLSPSVKLAEDAAEQYPLFQKPDKPVTPQDLMALCRDVLEGTRFDMTKGLDAGPFGSPTRYALTKDQKPEGRKDNDWNRTINIFRCFYSFIGQVRDTLPEPLAAVAWLGYDQPITTCYVPVYAGTQKVPDTYMNADPKKFDTNSTWWAFNFTANWADLRFNAMIEDIRAEQKRLEGKFFAEQADFEKKAAELYKKDPKKASEMITKHVDSYMEEVHKDWWTLAWHLVSKYWDGYETTQEKQTVLGYPTDWLKAVGFGDQDAEPKK, from the coding sequence ATGAGGTCAAGCATGAGGGTTTTTGTTCTGGGTGTGGTGCTGTGCCTGACGATGGCCGGCGCGGCGCTGGCGTGCACGTCGGTGATGGTGGGCAAGAAGGCGACGGCCGACGGGTCCGTGCTGGTGTCCTACACCTGCGACGGCTGGTATGACGCCAGGCTGGACATTCGCCATGGCGGCAAGCACAAGAAGGGGGAGATGGTTCCCGTCTATAAGAATGTTTGCTACCAGACTAAGCCAAATACCCCGCTAGTCAAGGTGGGGGAGATCCCCCAGGTTGAGGAGACTTACACCTATTTCCACCTGGGTTACCCCATCATGAACGAGAAGTCCGTGGTGATGGGCGAGTACACATGGCTGGGTCGTGAGGAGAACGAGTGCCAAAAAGGATGGTTCATGATCGAGGAGCTTCAGTCCTTTGCCCTGCAGCGCGCTGCTACGGCCCGCGAGGCTATTGAGGTTATGGGCGAGCTGGCGGAGAAGTACGGTTATGGCGACGGCGGCGAGGCCCTTACGGTCGGCGACAAGGACGAGATCTGGCTGTTCGAGATCACAGGCCCCGGTCCCCTCTGGACGCCGGAGTCCGGCAAACCCGGCGCGGTCTGGGCCGCGGTGCGCTGCCCGGACGACAGCTACGCGATGGGCTCCAACCGCTCTCGCATCGCGGAGATCGACTTCAACGACAAGGATAACTATATGTATTCATCCAACGTCAAGTCCTTCGCCGAGGAGCAGGGTTGGTGGAAGGAGGGCGAGCCCTTCGTCTTCCACAAGCTCTACAATCCTCAGCCCTACGGCTCCCCCTACTACCAGCAGCGCCGCGAGTGGCGGGCCTACAATCTGTTGTCCCCCAGCGTGAAGCTGGCGGAGGATGCGGCCGAGCAGTACCCGCTGTTCCAGAAGCCCGACAAGCCGGTAACGCCCCAGGATCTGATGGCGCTCTGCCGTGACGTTCTGGAGGGGACGCGTTTCGATATGACCAAAGGGCTGGATGCAGGGCCGTTCGGCTCTCCGACCCGCTACGCTTTGACGAAGGACCAGAAGCCTGAGGGGCGTAAGGACAATGACTGGAACCGAACGATCAACATTTTCCGCTGTTTCTACAGCTTTATTGGCCAGGTGCGCGATACTCTGCCCGAGCCCCTGGCGGCGGTCGCCTGGCTGGGGTATGATCAGCCTATCACGACGTGCTACGTACCCGTTTACGCTGGCACGCAGAAGGTCCCGGACACTTATATGAATGCCGATCCCAAGAAGTTCGACACGAATTCTACCTGGTGGGCATTCAACTTCACAGCCAACTGGGCGGACCTGCGTTTCAACGCTATGATCGAGGACATCCGTGCCGAGCAGAAGCGCCTTGAGGGTAAGTTCTTCGCGGAGCAGGCCGACTTCGAGAAGAAGGCCGCCGAGCTCTACAAGAAGGACCCCAAGAAAGCGTCCGAGATGATTACGAAGCATGTTGACAGCTATATGGAAGAGGTCCACAAGGATTGGTGGACCTTGGCGTGGCATCTTGTGTCCAAGTACTGGGATGGCTATGAGACGACCCAGGAGAAGCAGACTGTTCTCGGCTATCCGACGGACTGGCTGAAGGCCGTCGGGTTCGGGGATCAGGACGCCGAGCCGAAGAAATAA
- a CDS encoding C69 family dipeptidase yields the protein MFSRMKKLVVCCGAIGVLLVAGSALACTTTMVGKKASVDGSAMVSHTVDGWYDHRIRIVPGGKHKKGEMVPIEKNICYQTMPTKPLIKMGEIPQAEVTYTYFHVGYPFMNEHQLMIGESTWGGREETFCDAGWMVIEQLQVLALQRTKTAREAIKLMGELAEKYGYGDSGEALAIADPEEVWLFEICGPGPLWKPGSDKPGANWVARRIPDDCISVIANRARIGEIDWDDKENFMYSENVKDFAKEQGWWKEGEPFVYRLAYDDPDAQRHYPICGRREWRFFDLFAPSQKLSPTAGIYPLFVKPDEKLSVKDIIRLNRDSYEGTPYDLSKTLAGGPFECPVYYRANSDQRPEGLKSVYWERNISVYRASYTFVSQSRSWLPDPIGGVLWFSEDMASTSVYMPIYCGVTSVPQAYSEGKRHVFDRSSAWWAFNFVSNWANLKYNYMIKDINAEQNRIENALFSGQKSVEEKAQELYKQSPKKAAEYLTKYCSENMDKIVKDWWKLSEHLIGKYCDGYVMTEEGDQENAGLPESWLKAVNYGATSNPDDPK from the coding sequence ATGTTCAGTAGGATGAAGAAGCTGGTTGTCTGTTGCGGCGCAATAGGGGTCCTTCTCGTCGCCGGGAGCGCCTTGGCTTGCACCACCACCATGGTGGGCAAGAAGGCGTCGGTGGACGGCTCCGCGATGGTGAGCCACACCGTCGACGGGTGGTACGACCACAGGATACGCATCGTCCCGGGCGGCAAGCACAAGAAGGGCGAGATGGTCCCGATCGAGAAGAACATCTGCTACCAGACGATGCCCACGAAGCCTCTGATCAAGATGGGCGAGATCCCTCAGGCCGAGGTCACCTACACCTATTTTCATGTCGGCTATCCCTTCATGAACGAGCATCAGCTCATGATCGGAGAGTCCACGTGGGGCGGTCGGGAGGAGACCTTCTGCGATGCGGGCTGGATGGTGATCGAGCAGCTTCAGGTCCTGGCGCTCCAGAGGACGAAGACGGCCCGCGAGGCCATCAAGCTGATGGGCGAGCTGGCGGAGAAGTACGGCTACGGGGACTCCGGTGAGGCCCTGGCGATCGCGGACCCCGAGGAGGTCTGGCTGTTCGAGATCTGCGGCCCCGGCCCGCTCTGGAAGCCCGGGAGCGACAAGCCGGGCGCCAACTGGGTGGCGCGCCGCATCCCCGACGACTGCATCAGCGTCATCGCCAACCGCGCCCGCATCGGCGAGATCGACTGGGACGACAAGGAGAACTTCATGTACTCCGAGAACGTCAAGGACTTCGCCAAGGAACAGGGGTGGTGGAAGGAGGGCGAGCCGTTTGTCTATCGCCTCGCCTATGACGACCCGGATGCCCAGAGGCACTACCCGATCTGCGGACGCAGGGAGTGGCGCTTCTTCGACCTCTTCGCCCCCTCTCAGAAGCTGAGTCCCACGGCGGGCATCTACCCGCTCTTCGTCAAGCCGGACGAGAAGCTCTCCGTGAAGGACATCATTCGCCTGAACCGGGATTCCTACGAGGGGACGCCCTATGACCTCAGCAAGACCCTGGCCGGCGGGCCGTTCGAGTGCCCGGTCTACTACAGGGCGAACTCGGACCAGCGTCCCGAGGGGCTGAAGTCCGTCTATTGGGAGCGCAATATCTCGGTCTACAGGGCCTCCTACACGTTCGTCTCCCAGTCCCGCAGTTGGCTTCCGGACCCGATCGGCGGAGTCCTCTGGTTCAGTGAGGACATGGCCTCCACGTCGGTGTACATGCCCATCTACTGCGGCGTGACCTCCGTGCCGCAGGCCTATTCCGAGGGCAAGCGGCACGTCTTCGATCGCAGCTCCGCCTGGTGGGCGTTCAACTTCGTCTCGAATTGGGCGAACCTCAAGTACAACTACATGATCAAGGACATCAACGCGGAGCAGAACCGCATCGAGAACGCGCTGTTCTCGGGCCAGAAGTCCGTCGAGGAGAAGGCCCAGGAGCTCTACAAACAGTCCCCCAAGAAGGCCGCGGAGTACCTTACGAAGTACTGCTCCGAGAACATGGACAAGATCGTCAAGGATTGGTGGAAACTGTCCGAGCATCTGATCGGGAAGTACTGCGACGGCTACGTCATGACCGAGGAGGGCGACCAGGAGAACGCGGGGCTTCCGGAGTCCTGGCTGAAGGCCGTGAACTACGGAGCGACGTCCAATCCCGACGATCCGAAGTAG
- a CDS encoding succinylglutamate desuccinylase — protein MEKKMDEKMDGKVGSGTNAIKVLALVVCALAAGWGALEFYGMRNYKETVVLGPGVTEVQKLSRYEPSLAGTVNDCNIYILDSGKPGGTVLAIGGTHPEEPASNLSAQVLVENARVESGRLIVVTRANTSGSQYSRNGEAYPSLYDIKTPWGKKTWRLGDRTGSPLDSWPDPEVYLHYPSRQMLAYMDIRNLNRCWPGRPNGLLVERTTYGLAQMIRAQKVDVAIDFHEAELEYPVENTIVAHEKAQEVAAMAKMILTAQEFEVPIGMEFSPTTLHGLSHREIGDHTPAMSLLFEVAEPMLDRIRGITDQKLLLEGKDEFVMEAGKHGLLYAPMDENGWHIDVRVGRHLSTFLQCVDTFSMMNPDRAVVITEVPRYAEVKEKSVGAFFHDPSLASAERVAFD, from the coding sequence ATGGAGAAGAAAATGGACGAGAAGATGGACGGAAAAGTGGGTTCGGGGACGAACGCGATCAAGGTTCTGGCGCTCGTCGTCTGCGCCCTGGCCGCAGGGTGGGGCGCGCTCGAGTTCTACGGGATGCGGAACTACAAGGAGACGGTGGTCCTGGGCCCCGGGGTGACCGAGGTCCAGAAGCTCAGCCGGTACGAGCCCTCCCTGGCCGGAACTGTCAATGACTGCAACATCTACATCCTTGATAGCGGCAAGCCCGGCGGCACCGTGCTGGCGATCGGGGGGACCCACCCCGAGGAGCCGGCCTCGAACCTCTCCGCGCAGGTTCTGGTCGAGAACGCGCGCGTGGAGTCCGGGCGGTTGATCGTCGTGACCCGGGCCAACACCAGCGGGTCGCAGTACTCCCGCAACGGGGAGGCCTACCCCAGTCTCTATGACATCAAGACCCCATGGGGCAAGAAGACGTGGCGCCTGGGCGATCGCACCGGGAGCCCCCTGGACTCCTGGCCGGACCCCGAGGTCTACCTGCACTATCCCAGCCGCCAGATGCTGGCTTATATGGACATCCGCAACTTGAACCGGTGTTGGCCGGGGCGACCCAACGGCCTGCTGGTCGAGCGTACGACCTACGGCCTGGCGCAGATGATCCGCGCCCAGAAGGTCGACGTGGCCATCGACTTTCACGAGGCGGAGCTGGAGTACCCGGTCGAGAACACGATCGTCGCTCACGAGAAGGCCCAGGAGGTCGCGGCCATGGCTAAGATGATCCTGACGGCGCAGGAGTTCGAGGTCCCGATCGGCATGGAGTTCTCCCCCACGACGCTGCACGGCCTGTCGCACCGCGAGATCGGCGACCACACGCCCGCGATGTCCCTGCTCTTCGAGGTCGCGGAGCCCATGCTGGACCGCATCCGCGGCATCACCGACCAGAAGCTGCTGCTGGAGGGCAAGGACGAGTTCGTCATGGAGGCAGGCAAGCACGGGCTGCTCTACGCGCCCATGGACGAGAACGGCTGGCACATCGACGTCCGGGTCGGCCGTCATCTCTCGACGTTCCTCCAGTGCGTCGATACCTTCTCGATGATGAATCCGGACAGGGCCGTGGTCATCACCGAGGTACCCCGCTACGCCGAGGTGAAGGAGAAGTCCGTGGGGGCGTTCTTCCATGACCCGTCTCTGGCCTCGGCGGAGCGAGTGGCGTTCGACTGA
- a CDS encoding poly-gamma-glutamate biosynthesis protein PgsC/CapC, with protein MNELFLVPAPTASLVLREGLVVGLGVLFGLVWGRRTGWGCGGLITPGLLALHAASPHRVGLALLLGVLLAVPLGLLARFLGLYGRERVGAAMLLALAVRLALAPFVPPSLGIGWVVPGLVAADAERQGAAMTLCGALSCTVAAVLAAGLIRSVTG; from the coding sequence ATGAACGAGTTGTTTCTTGTCCCGGCCCCGACTGCATCCCTGGTCCTCCGGGAGGGGCTCGTCGTCGGGCTCGGGGTCCTGTTCGGGCTGGTCTGGGGCCGGCGGACGGGCTGGGGCTGCGGCGGGTTGATCACGCCGGGGCTGCTGGCCCTTCATGCCGCCTCGCCGCACCGTGTCGGACTGGCCCTGCTGCTGGGCGTCCTCCTTGCCGTTCCATTGGGTCTGTTGGCCCGCTTCCTCGGGCTGTACGGGCGTGAGCGCGTCGGGGCCGCCATGCTGCTGGCGCTGGCCGTGCGCCTCGCCCTGGCGCCGTTCGTTCCCCCGTCGCTCGGGATCGGTTGGGTCGTGCCGGGGCTCGTCGCCGCGGACGCGGAACGGCAGGGTGCGGCGATGACCCTCTGCGGCGCGCTGTCCTGCACCGTCGCGGCGGTGCTTGCCGCAGGCTTGATCCGGAGTGTGACGGGATGA
- the selB gene encoding selenocysteine-specific translation elongation factor, with protein MSADREISLVLGTAGHIDHGKTTLIAALTGVDCDRLLEEKKRGITIELGFAPLRLEDGRVVSVIDVPGHERFIRQMVAGASGIDAVLLIVSADESVMPQTREHLAILELLGVRDGLVAITKTDRVEPGMADLVREDVQEFVRGTFLEGKPIVPVSAVTRENLETLKRELAALVDRVRPRARKEALFLPIDRAFPISGFGTVVTGTAYRGTARTGDEVEVFPSGREGRIRSLQVHGRSVDEAFAGQRVAANLSGIAVDELARGDVVCRKGVYSPTRCFDALLRILPSASEPLKHWQRVRLCIGTSDVLARVSLLRKRAVAPGEEEPVQLVLEEPVVCTAEQRFIIRFYSPLITIGGGRVVFPYSHKPRGAAARSASVARIRALGSATAADDRLRCLVEEAGMMETPRAAVLVQEAPADLATVVARLVKAGALVELKGERPLLLSSSRFESLEAKAVSELKGYQKAFPSESGMPLDELMRRLSLPDARVLRSFAALLAERGRIVTGDNKARTPGFVVRSEGAFRRNSEALAAFCRARGWQLATLEEVRSELRMEPSAFTQLIQSLKNTRELVLLEGSYVLTSEMENAMLDILRGIGGNVTLAAVRDATNSSRKFILPVLEYFDSKGYTRRVGDVRVVKGAS; from the coding sequence ATGAGCGCGGACCGCGAGATATCCCTGGTGCTGGGCACCGCCGGGCACATCGACCACGGCAAGACGACCCTGATCGCCGCGCTGACGGGCGTGGACTGCGACCGGCTCCTGGAGGAGAAGAAGAGGGGGATCACCATCGAGCTGGGCTTCGCCCCCCTCCGCCTGGAGGACGGCCGCGTCGTCAGCGTCATCGATGTCCCCGGACACGAGCGCTTCATCCGCCAGATGGTGGCGGGGGCCTCCGGAATAGACGCCGTGCTCCTGATCGTCTCCGCCGACGAGAGCGTCATGCCCCAGACCCGCGAGCACCTGGCCATACTGGAGCTCCTTGGGGTGCGGGACGGGCTCGTCGCCATCACAAAGACGGACAGGGTCGAGCCCGGTATGGCCGACCTGGTCCGGGAGGACGTCCAGGAGTTCGTCCGGGGAACTTTTCTGGAGGGAAAACCCATCGTCCCGGTCTCCGCGGTCACCAGAGAGAACCTCGAGACCCTGAAGCGCGAGCTCGCCGCCCTGGTGGACCGGGTACGGCCCAGAGCCCGCAAGGAAGCCCTCTTCCTGCCCATCGACCGGGCCTTCCCCATCTCGGGGTTCGGCACCGTCGTGACGGGGACCGCCTATCGCGGGACCGCCCGTACGGGGGACGAAGTCGAGGTCTTCCCATCGGGGCGCGAGGGCCGCATCCGCAGCCTCCAGGTCCACGGGCGCTCCGTGGACGAGGCCTTCGCGGGCCAGAGGGTGGCCGCCAACCTCTCAGGAATCGCGGTGGACGAGCTTGCCCGCGGGGACGTGGTCTGCCGGAAGGGCGTGTACTCCCCGACGCGCTGCTTCGACGCGCTGCTCCGCATCCTGCCGTCGGCCTCGGAGCCCCTGAAGCACTGGCAGAGGGTCCGACTCTGCATTGGGACGTCGGACGTCCTGGCGCGGGTGAGCCTGCTCCGGAAACGAGCGGTGGCCCCCGGAGAGGAGGAGCCCGTCCAGCTCGTCCTGGAGGAGCCGGTGGTCTGCACGGCGGAGCAGCGGTTCATCATCCGTTTCTACAGCCCGCTGATCACGATCGGCGGAGGGCGCGTCGTCTTCCCCTACTCCCACAAGCCCCGGGGCGCTGCGGCCCGGTCCGCGTCCGTGGCCCGCATCAGGGCGCTCGGTTCCGCCACCGCGGCCGACGACCGGCTGCGCTGCCTGGTCGAGGAGGCGGGCATGATGGAGACCCCACGCGCCGCGGTCCTGGTTCAGGAGGCCCCGGCCGATCTCGCGACCGTCGTCGCGCGCCTCGTCAAGGCAGGGGCCCTCGTCGAGCTGAAGGGGGAGCGTCCGCTTCTGCTCTCCTCCTCCCGTTTCGAGTCGCTGGAGGCCAAGGCCGTCTCGGAGCTGAAGGGCTACCAGAAGGCGTTTCCCTCCGAGTCGGGGATGCCCCTGGACGAGCTGATGCGCAGGCTCTCCCTGCCGGACGCCAGGGTGCTGCGTTCCTTCGCCGCGCTGCTCGCGGAGCGCGGGCGAATCGTGACCGGGGACAACAAGGCGCGCACTCCGGGCTTCGTCGTCCGCAGCGAGGGGGCGTTTCGCCGCAACAGCGAGGCCCTCGCCGCGTTCTGCCGGGCTCGGGGCTGGCAGCTCGCCACGCTGGAGGAGGTCCGCTCGGAGCTCCGCATGGAACCCAGCGCCTTCACCCAGCTCATCCAGAGCCTGAAGAACACGAGGGAGCTCGTGCTGTTGGAGGGCAGCTACGTCCTGACCTCGGAGATGGAGAACGCCATGCTCGACATCCTGAGGGGGATCGGCGGGAACGTCACCCTGGCGGCGGTCCGGGACGCGACGAACAGCTCGAGGAAGTTCATCCTGCCCGTGCTGGAGTACTTCGATTCCAAGGGCTACACGCGGCGCGTGGGGGACGTGCGCGTCGTGAAGGGCGCGTCGTGA